DNA from Dokdonella koreensis DS-123:
AAGTTGGCGTTGAACTCGCGTTCGAGCACCGAGGGCCGCTCGACCATGCCGATCGCCCGCATGGCCGCGCGCAGGCGCTGGGAAAACTCGCGCTTCTCGTTGCTCATGGAACCGGAACTTACGTTCTGGCCCTGATCGCCGATGAACTACTGCTTTCACTGGTTATGGAAGTTTTGGTTTCATTATCCGTCCGCGGCGGAACCTAGCTGACCACGCGCAGCGCGATCGCGGCGTGGCGGTCCCGGTAGCGCGCGCGCTCGGAGCGGCAGTAGGCACCCCCCATCGCGAACTTGCGGCAGATCGCCGGCCGCTGCTCGTAGATGCTGCAGCACATGTGCGTGTGGTCGAGCGCGGCGCACCAGCCGTCCTCGCCCCGCGCCATCACCGGCAGGCCCTTGGCGTCCCGGTCGGTCAGGTGGTAGGGAACGCGGTCTTCGGGCAGCAGCACCACGGTCAGCCGGCAGCACACCGCATCGCAGGCCGTGCACGACACGTCCGGATCGATCCGCGAGGTTTCCTGGAGCTTTGGCGCGCAAGTCACGGCGAGGCCTCCGCGAGGGGCAGGCCGGCGCTGCCGCGCCGGTAGTCGAGCACGCGGCCGCGAAACGGCGCGACCTCGCCGGCGGCGAACGCGCTGCGTGTTTCGCTGACGCTGTAGCCGCATTCGGCCAGGCCGCGGCTGAACGCGCCGCTGTTGCCGCGTCCCGGATCGCTGATGAGCACCTGGGCATCCGGATGGGCGTGGCGCTGCATCAGCGCGACGAGCTGGGCGGCATGGCCGCGCTCGTAGAGCACGTCGCTGCCGATGATGAGGTCGAACCGGCCGAGCGTCGCATCGGGCGTCGCCCAGGGCAGGTTGCGGTAGGTGACCGGCGGCAGGCCGTTGAGCCAGGCATTGCGGTCGAGGAAAGAACCGGCCAGCGGGTGATGGTCGCTGGCCACCACCTCGGCACGGCGGCGTTGCAGCACCAGGCTGGAAAGACCCAGGCCGCAGCCGATCTCCAGGATGCGCTTGCCGTCGACGTCGGCGATCGCCATCGCTTCGGCGAGCGCGCGGCCGGCCGGCCAGACCTGGCCGAACAGGCTCCATTGCGCGCTGGAGATCCCGGCCCGCGCGGCGGTTCCGTCCGGATCGGCAAATTGCTGCAGGTCGCTCAGCGCCTCGATACGGTAGTCGTGGCCGCTCAGGCGGACGGTGAGCTGATGCGTGGCATAGCCCGGCATCGATGGGCTCCCGGAAGTCGAAAGGCGTGCCCACGGCTGGGGCGACGCGAGAGAGGGAGCGAAACGGCGACGTGAGGAAACGGCCGATCGAGACGCACGAGAAGGCGTGGGACGCGGCCATCTTACGCTAAGCGGGACAATGGCGCCGGAACGGGCCGGATACGGCCGCGCCGCAGCTGTGGCGCAACCGGCCGGCGGGCCGGCGTATCCAAGGTGCCTTACCCAGGGCTTTTGCCACGGGGCAGTGGCGGAACGCCGGACTATCCTCGGCGTTCCTTCGATTTCAACGGCCGCGTCGGCGGCCGTCTCTTGCAGAGGAGGTACGTCCGCATGACGCTGAGAATTCCCGTTGCGCTGCTGGCCTGGTGCAGCCTGTCCGCCCAGGCGGTGGACCTGGCCCATACGCGCATGCTGGCCGCGCCGGCCGTGCACGGCGATCGCATCGCGTTCGCCTACGACAACGACCTGTGGCTGGCGTCGCGCAGCGGCGGGGCCGCACGGCGGCTGACGCAGGCGGCCGGGCAGGAGTCCGCGCCGCGCTTCTCGCCGGACGGGCAGTGGCTGGCGTTCAGCGCCAACTACGGCGACAACCTCGACGTCTACGTCATGCCGGCCGGCGGCGGCGAGGCCCGGCGCCTGACCTGGCATCCGGGCGCCGACGTCGTGCGCGGCTTCACGCCGGACGGGCAGGTGCTGTTCCAGTCCGAGGAAGGGCATTTCACCCGGCGCCTGAGCTACCTCTACACGGTGCCGGTCAGCGGCGGCGTGCCCAAGCGCCTGCCGGTGCCGTCGGGCTTCAAGGCGGCGCTCTCACCGGACGGCAAGACGCTGGCCTACACGCCCAACCATGAAGCCTTCGGGCAGTGGAAGAACTACCGCGGCGGCACGCAGAGCCGCATCTGGCTGATGAACCTCGCCGACTACGCGGTGCAGGAGGTGGCCAAGCCGCCCGGTGGCAGCAACGATACCGACCCGATGTGGATCGGCTCCACGCTGTACTTCAGCTCCGATCGCGACGGCGAGTTCAACCTCTATCGCTACGACGGTGCCAGCCGCCAGGCGACGGCGCTGACCACGCTGCGCGACTTCCCGGTGACCTCGCCCAGCGCCGATGCGTCGGGCGTCATCGTCTTCGAGCACGGCGGCTACCTGCACCAGCTCGATACCGCCAGCGGCGCGGTGACGCCGATACGGCTGTCGGTGGTGTCGGACCTGGTCGAGACGCGGCCGCGCCAGGCCAGCGACGCCAAGTGGGTGCGCGAGGCGGCCGGCGCGCCGGACCTCAAGCGCATCGCGTTCAACTACCGCGGCGAGATCGTCACGGTGCCCGCGGAGAAGGGCGATCCGCGCCAGATCACCCGCTCGACCGGCGCCAACGACCATTCCCCGGCCTGGTCGCGCGACGGCAAGCGCATCGCCTGGTTCTCCGATGCCGGCGGCGAGTACGCGCTCTACGTCGGCAACCAGGACGGCAGCGGCGACCCGCGCCGCTATGCACTCGACGGCGCCGGCTACTACGACACGCCGGTGTTCGCACCGGACGGCAAGCGGATCGCCTACCAGGACAACAGCCAGTCGCTGTGGGTGATCGACCTGGCGAGCGGACGCACGACCAAGGTCGCGGCCGAGCCGATCTACTCGCCGCTGGACCTGATGAGCGCCGACTGGTCGCCCGATTCGCGCTGGCTGGCCTATACCGTGCAGAACGCCGGCCTGATCCAGACCGTCTACGCCTGGTCGGTCGACAGCGGAAAGTCGCTGCGGCTCACCGATGGCCTGACCGAGATGGTGCAGCCGGTGTTCGATCCGAACGGCGAGTTCCTCTACGTGCTCGCCTCGACCGACGCCGGCCCGCTCAAGGACTGGTTCTCGCAGATCAGCATCGACAACTCGATGCGCCACGGCCTGTATGCGATCACGCTGCGCCGCGACGGCCCGAACCCGGTTCCGCCGCAGAGCGACGAGGTCGCCTTGGGCGGCGAGGCCGCCTCGGGCAAGGCCGGATCGGAAGAAAAGAAGGATTCGAAGGACGCATCCGCCGGCAAGAAGACACCGGTCGTGCGCATCGACGCCGACGGCATCGAGGACCGCATCGTGGCCTTGCCGGTCGGCGCGGCGACGCGGTCCGCGCTGCGCGTCGGTGCCAGCGGCGAGGTGTTCTTCCTGGAGACCGTCGGTCGCACCTCGTTCGAGGCGTTCGGCGGTCCGGGCGAGCTCAAGCGGTTCTCGCTGGAATCGCGCGAGACCAAGACGCTGGCGAAGAACGTCTCCGGATACATGCTGTCGGCCGACGGCAAGCGCATCGCCTGGCAGGTGGGCAAGGACTGGTTCGCCGGCGAGGTCAAGGACGAGCTGCCCGAGGGCAAGGGCAAGCTGGCGCTGGACAAGGTCTCGGTGGACGTCGATCCGCGCGCGGAATGGGCGCAGATCCTCGAAGACGCCTGGCGCATCAACCGCGACTACTTCTACGCGACCAACTACCACGGCGCCGACTGGAACGCGATGCGCGAGAAGTACCGCGCCTTCCTGCCGCACCTGGCCACGCGGGCCGACCTGGACCGCGTGATCCGGATGATGCTGAGCGAGCTGGCGGTCGGCCACAGCTACCTGTCGCCGGGCGACTACCCGCTGGCGCCGAAGAAGATACCGGTCGGCCTGCTCGGTGCGGACTACACGATTGACGCCGGCCGCTACCGCTTCGCGAAGGTGCTCGGCGGACTGAACTGGGATCCGGAACTGCGCTCGCCGCTGCGCACACCGGGCGTCGAGGTCAAGGCCGGCGAGTACCTGCTGGCCGTGGACGGCGTGCCGCTGCACGCACCGGCCAGCGTCTACGCGCCGTTCGAGAACCGCGTCGACCGCCAGGTGCGCCTGACCGTGGGCCCGAATGCGGACGGCAAGGGTGCGCGCGAGGTCGTGGTGGTGCCGGTCGGCGACGAGCGCGGCCTGCGCTACCTGGACTGGGTCGAGGCCAACCAGCGCTACGTCACCGAGAAGAGCGGCGGGCGCCTGGCCTACGTGCACGTGCCCGATACCGCCGACAGCGGCCACGCCAGTTTCAAGCGCTGGTTCTATCCGCAATCGGACCGTGCCGGCATCATCGTCGACGAGCGCTTCAACGGCGGCGGCCTGATCGCCGACTACTACATCGACATCCTGCGCCGCCAGCCGATCGCGCACTGGACGCTGCGCTACGGTGACGAGCTGGTCAGCCCGCGCGGCGCGATCTTCGGCCCCAAGGTCATGATCACCGACGAGACCGCCGGCTCCGGCGGCGACCTGCTGCCGTGGATGTTCAAGCGGTTCCAGCTGGGACCGGTGGTCGGCAAGCGCACCTGGGGCGGCCTGGTCGGCATCCTCGGCTTCCCGTCGCTGATGGACGGCGG
Protein-coding regions in this window:
- a CDS encoding YkgJ family cysteine cluster protein produces the protein MTCAPKLQETSRIDPDVSCTACDAVCCRLTVVLLPEDRVPYHLTDRDAKGLPVMARGEDGWCAALDHTHMCCSIYEQRPAICRKFAMGGAYCRSERARYRDRHAAIALRVVS
- a CDS encoding class I SAM-dependent methyltransferase, yielding MPGYATHQLTVRLSGHDYRIEALSDLQQFADPDGTAARAGISSAQWSLFGQVWPAGRALAEAMAIADVDGKRILEIGCGLGLSSLVLQRRRAEVVASDHHPLAGSFLDRNAWLNGLPPVTYRNLPWATPDATLGRFDLIIGSDVLYERGHAAQLVALMQRHAHPDAQVLISDPGRGNSGAFSRGLAECGYSVSETRSAFAAGEVAPFRGRVLDYRRGSAGLPLAEASP
- a CDS encoding S41 family peptidase translates to MTLRIPVALLAWCSLSAQAVDLAHTRMLAAPAVHGDRIAFAYDNDLWLASRSGGAARRLTQAAGQESAPRFSPDGQWLAFSANYGDNLDVYVMPAGGGEARRLTWHPGADVVRGFTPDGQVLFQSEEGHFTRRLSYLYTVPVSGGVPKRLPVPSGFKAALSPDGKTLAYTPNHEAFGQWKNYRGGTQSRIWLMNLADYAVQEVAKPPGGSNDTDPMWIGSTLYFSSDRDGEFNLYRYDGASRQATALTTLRDFPVTSPSADASGVIVFEHGGYLHQLDTASGAVTPIRLSVVSDLVETRPRQASDAKWVREAAGAPDLKRIAFNYRGEIVTVPAEKGDPRQITRSTGANDHSPAWSRDGKRIAWFSDAGGEYALYVGNQDGSGDPRRYALDGAGYYDTPVFAPDGKRIAYQDNSQSLWVIDLASGRTTKVAAEPIYSPLDLMSADWSPDSRWLAYTVQNAGLIQTVYAWSVDSGKSLRLTDGLTEMVQPVFDPNGEFLYVLASTDAGPLKDWFSQISIDNSMRHGLYAITLRRDGPNPVPPQSDEVALGGEAASGKAGSEEKKDSKDASAGKKTPVVRIDADGIEDRIVALPVGAATRSALRVGASGEVFFLETVGRTSFEAFGGPGELKRFSLESRETKTLAKNVSGYMLSADGKRIAWQVGKDWFAGEVKDELPEGKGKLALDKVSVDVDPRAEWAQILEDAWRINRDYFYATNYHGADWNAMREKYRAFLPHLATRADLDRVIRMMLSELAVGHSYLSPGDYPLAPKKIPVGLLGADYTIDAGRYRFAKVLGGLNWDPELRSPLRTPGVEVKAGEYLLAVDGVPLHAPASVYAPFENRVDRQVRLTVGPNADGKGAREVVVVPVGDERGLRYLDWVEANQRYVTEKSGGRLAYVHVPDTADSGHASFKRWFYPQSDRAGIIVDERFNGGGLIADYYIDILRRQPIAHWTLRYGDELVSPRGAIFGPKVMITDETAGSGGDLLPWMFKRFQLGPVVGKRTWGGLVGILGFPSLMDGGNVTAPNLAIWTEDGYAVENVGVAPDIEVEQWPVEVNAGRDPQLDRAIAVALAALEKQPPAKPQRPPFPVRAR